The Chitinophaga sp. H8 region CGGCCGCGTGCTCAACCGCACGGAACCTCCCGTGCCATTGCCAGGTGTAACGGTGGCGGTGAAAGGTACTACGAATGGTCTTACTACCGATGCAGATGGTTTCTTTGAAATAATAGCCCACCGCAATGATGTGCTGGTATTCAGTTTTATAGGATACAAACCTCAGGAATACAGTGTAAGCAATGAACAGCGTAACCTCACCATTTCCCTGGCGGAGGATGTAAGTGCGCTGAATGAGGTAGTTGTAACGGGGTTCTCCCAGCAAAAGGTGAAACACCTGGCCAGTTCTATCAGCACGGTCAACATGAACAATGTGAATAACAAACCCGTTACCCAGTTGTCGCAAGCCCTGCAAGGGGGTGCTACGGGCGTATTCGTAAATCAGCGCTCTGGATTGCCTGGTGGCGATGCGGCAGCTATCAAGATCAGAGGGGTAGGCTCCTTTATGGGGTCCGATCCGCTGGTACTGGTGGATGGGGTGCCTTTTGATATGAACCTGCTGGACCCTAATACCGTAGAAAGTATTTCTGTTCTGAAAGATGCTGCTGCTGCTTCTATCTATGGTGCCAGGGCGGGTAATGGCGTAATCCTCATCACTACTAAAAGAGGGGTGGCCGGTAAGCCGGTAGTACAATATAATGCGTATGCAGGTGCACAGGTGCCTACCTATATGCCCGAATTTGTGGATGCGGCTACCTATATGCGCATGGTGAACGAAGCTAGTTTCAACGAAAACAAGGCAATGCCTTTCAGCCAAAGCAGGATCGAGATCACGAGGTCCGGGCTTGATCCGGTCAACTATCCGGATACCCGCTGGGCAGATCTTTCTATCCGCAACGTATCTTCTATCCACCAGCATTTCCTGTCTGTAGCCGGTGGTAACAGCACCGCCCGTTTTGCCATTACGGGCAACTATCTCTCACAGGAAGGCATGCTGCAAAATACCAGCTTCAGCAGGGCCTCCCTCCGCGCTAATACCAGTGTGGACCTGCGTAAAAACATCGTGGTGTTCGCAGATATGTTCATTAACCGTAACCAGCAAAAAGAACCTTATTCCGGCAATAACCAGATTTTTAGCTGGGTATATACGGCTGCGCCGAATGTGGTGGCCAGATTCCCGCAGAAAGAAGGTCGCCCCGGATATACCTACTATGGTGATATCGGGGAAACCTGGAACCCCGTGGCCAACCTGGACAAAGGCGGATACCGCCAAAGCCTGCGGGATGAAGCGCTGCTGAACCTCCGCCCCAAATGGACGGTTATCCCCGGACTGGATTTTAAAGGACAGTTCAGCTACCGCGTATCTACGGGGGTGGATAAACGTAACCGCGATGCCTATGTGTTCTATGATTATTTTACCGACTACCAGATAGGCCGCAACTTTAGTGATGATAAAAGCGCCAGCGCAGCAAACCGCAGCAGCTATTATTACCTGGGCGGTAACTTCGACTATACCAAAACGTTTGGTAAACACCGCCTGAACGCGCTGGCAGGATATTCCCAGGAACTGAACAATGCGGATGCTTTTAAAGAAATTGCCCTCCGCTCCGGTTTTGTTAAAGCATACTATAGCTATGATAATAAATACCTGCTCGAAGCCAGCATACGTCGCGATGGTTCTTCCCTCTTCGGGGATGGTCATAAATGGGGCAACTTCCCCTCTGTGGCAGTAGGCTGGAACCTGGCGGAAGAAAAATTCATGAAACAGTTCGCTTTCCTCAACCAGCTGAAATTAAGGGCTTCCTATGGTACGCTGGGTAATAATAATATTGCGCCCTACCTGTATCAGTCTACCATACAGTCAGGCAATGGCGCGGAAATTTCCAACGGTAATCCCAACATCAGCTGGGAAACAATGGGGATCACCGACCTGGGGGCCAATATCAGCCTGTTTAAAAGTAAACTGGATATCACCATCGACTGGTACAACCGGAAAACAACGGATATGATCCTGAATCCCCAACCCTCCCTGGTTTCAGGACTGAAATCCGGACCGGTAAATATTGGCAGTATGGTCAATAAAGGCTGGGAAGTATTGGTGGGATACAATGGTACCATCGCACCAAGGATTGCATTTACCGCTAATGTGGGTATGTCTTACAATAAATCCAGGATCCTCAAACTGGCCAAGGGTACTATGATTGAAGGCGATTACATCTATCGCGAAGGAGGAGAAATGGGTGAGTTCTATGGTTATAAGAGCAACGGGTTATTACAGCAAAAGGATATTGATAATAAGGTGCCTTTGCTGCAAGGGCAAAAACCAGGCGATATCGGATACGTGGATATGAATAAAGATGGCTTCATCACGGATGCCGATAAAACCGTGCTGGGTAATACCGATCCTCGTCTCACCTATTTCAGTAACCTCTCTTTATATCTGTGGAATTTTGATATCGAAGCATTGGTAACCGGTGTAGGTACTGTTACCGGCATCTATTCCGGTCGTATTGCTATCCCTTTCAATAATGGGGTAGAAGGAGGAACACCGCAACTGATGCATATGGATTACTGGACACCGCAAAATACCGGCGCCCGTTTTCCCCGCCTGCGGCCTACGCCCGAGCATAATGTGTACACCTCCAGCTTCTGGTCGGAAAATGCGGCCTTCCTCCGGATCAGGTATATCTCTGCCGGTTACAATATCCCACTTGCTCCTGGTGGGATCATTAAAAAGTTAAGGGTGTATGTGAATGCACAAAATCCCTTTACCTTCTCCAGGATGAAAGCGCTGGACCCGGAAAGCAAAGGCAATGAAACCACTTACCCCATCATGCGTACCTATATCGGTGGTGTAAATGTTACTTTCTAATTACAAAACGATCATATCATGCAACTGAAAATATATCCTTTTTTACTGCTTACCCTACTGGGGATGGCAGGGTGTAATAAAGATTTTCTTGTCCGCGATAATCCTACCGCTACTACTGACGAAAAATGGTGGAACCTGGAAAGTGATCTGAACACTGCGCTGGGCGACCTGTATAGCGGCCTGCCTTGTGGTACCCTGGGGGATTATGGTTTCTGGACCAATGCCCGCATGCATACTTCCGGTGCTACAGACGAAAGTGTATTCCGTGCCAACTTCGGCGATTGGCAGGATTACGGCGCCGGTACCGCTACGGTACAGCAAGGTAGTGCTCAGGAGATCTACCAGCGGAAATTCCTTTATATCCGCAATGCCTGCCGTTTTCTTGAACATTATAAAAAGGCCTATGTGGCCAATCTGGAAAAGAAAGAACGGTTTGCCAGCGAAGCCCGCGCTTTGCGCGCCTGGTATCACCTGGAGCTGTTCCAGCTGTACGGTCCCATTCCTATTGTGTCTAAAACAATAGATGTTAATGAACAATTTGTAAAAAGAAATACCGCAGCAGAAGTCATCAAATTTATTGCGGATGAACTGGAGCTGGCGGCGGCAGGACTACCGGATAAATACTCACAGGGCGACCAGTTCCGTATTACCAAAGGCGCCTGTTATGCCATACAGGCAAGCCTCTATATCAATGCAGGCGATTATGCCAATGCTGCTATTGCAGCTAAGAAAGTGATCGACCTGCAGGTATATACCCTCCATCATAGCAGTGATCCCGCGGCGAATAATTATGCGCAGCTGTTTTCCTACAATGGCGTTGGATCTAATGAAGTGATCCTTTTCAGAGGCCAGGGACAAAGAGGGGGCTTTTTCCGCAGCGCACCTAAAAGCCTCAATGGGCAGTCGTGCAACAGTCCTACCGCTGCGATGGTCAATGCCTACGAAACCCTGCAAGGCAAAACGATTCAGGAACTGGGCAAGGATAGTATGGCTATTTATGCGGCCGACCCGGTTTATAAAAATAACCGTGATCCCCGCCTTAAAGCATCTATCGCCATTCCTGGCGAAACTTTTATCGGCATGAAACTGGAGCCCTGGAAAGAGGATGGCCCGGATGCCATCGGAAAAGGACAGTCTACCCACACCGGCTTCTGGATCAAGAAATATGTAGA contains the following coding sequences:
- a CDS encoding RagB/SusD family nutrient uptake outer membrane protein, whose protein sequence is MQLKIYPFLLLTLLGMAGCNKDFLVRDNPTATTDEKWWNLESDLNTALGDLYSGLPCGTLGDYGFWTNARMHTSGATDESVFRANFGDWQDYGAGTATVQQGSAQEIYQRKFLYIRNACRFLEHYKKAYVANLEKKERFASEARALRAWYHLELFQLYGPIPIVSKTIDVNEQFVKRNTAAEVIKFIADELELAAAGLPDKYSQGDQFRITKGACYAIQASLYINAGDYANAAIAAKKVIDLQVYTLHHSSDPAANNYAQLFSYNGVGSNEVILFRGQGQRGGFFRSAPKSLNGQSCNSPTAAMVNAYETLQGKTIQELGKDSMAIYAADPVYKNNRDPRLKASIAIPGETFIGMKLEPWKEDGPDAIGKGQSTHTGFWIKKYVDPLDQGNTDGGGMNFIIIRYAEILLDYVESLIETDRWQNADVVHYLNEIRARAGMPDVNTAVYNSKEKLRELVRRERLVELSFEGQRLFDIRRWKIAEKVMNGPAEGAVSPITGKPIVVEVRRFNPERDYLWPIPLLEMTSNPNMVQNPGW
- a CDS encoding TonB-dependent receptor, encoding MRISSLLLAMMVTTASALKADHASGQKVKEMKLSLQAKDEALIRVLRKIEGATTFRFVYNAAQVNGDLPVSVDFNDFPLDDALNQLLLAKHYAWKEKGKNIIIYNTRFADTIRVRGRVLNRTEPPVPLPGVTVAVKGTTNGLTTDADGFFEIIAHRNDVLVFSFIGYKPQEYSVSNEQRNLTISLAEDVSALNEVVVTGFSQQKVKHLASSISTVNMNNVNNKPVTQLSQALQGGATGVFVNQRSGLPGGDAAAIKIRGVGSFMGSDPLVLVDGVPFDMNLLDPNTVESISVLKDAAAASIYGARAGNGVILITTKRGVAGKPVVQYNAYAGAQVPTYMPEFVDAATYMRMVNEASFNENKAMPFSQSRIEITRSGLDPVNYPDTRWADLSIRNVSSIHQHFLSVAGGNSTARFAITGNYLSQEGMLQNTSFSRASLRANTSVDLRKNIVVFADMFINRNQQKEPYSGNNQIFSWVYTAAPNVVARFPQKEGRPGYTYYGDIGETWNPVANLDKGGYRQSLRDEALLNLRPKWTVIPGLDFKGQFSYRVSTGVDKRNRDAYVFYDYFTDYQIGRNFSDDKSASAANRSSYYYLGGNFDYTKTFGKHRLNALAGYSQELNNADAFKEIALRSGFVKAYYSYDNKYLLEASIRRDGSSLFGDGHKWGNFPSVAVGWNLAEEKFMKQFAFLNQLKLRASYGTLGNNNIAPYLYQSTIQSGNGAEISNGNPNISWETMGITDLGANISLFKSKLDITIDWYNRKTTDMILNPQPSLVSGLKSGPVNIGSMVNKGWEVLVGYNGTIAPRIAFTANVGMSYNKSRILKLAKGTMIEGDYIYREGGEMGEFYGYKSNGLLQQKDIDNKVPLLQGQKPGDIGYVDMNKDGFITDADKTVLGNTDPRLTYFSNLSLYLWNFDIEALVTGVGTVTGIYSGRIAIPFNNGVEGGTPQLMHMDYWTPQNTGARFPRLRPTPEHNVYTSSFWSENAAFLRIRYISAGYNIPLAPGGIIKKLRVYVNAQNPFTFSRMKALDPESKGNETTYPIMRTYIGGVNVTF